A DNA window from Fusobacterium sp. JB019 contains the following coding sequences:
- the rplU gene encoding 50S ribosomal protein L21: protein MYAVIKTGGKQYKVAEGDVLRVEKLNAEVNETVELTDVLLVANGEDVKVGTPVVEGAKVAVEILNQGKGEKVINFKYKPKTGYHRKKGHRQLFTEIRVKSINA, encoded by the coding sequence ATGTACGCAGTTATAAAAACTGGTGGTAAACAGTACAAAGTTGCAGAAGGTGATGTTTTAAGAGTTGAAAAGCTTAATGCTGAAGTTAACGAAACTGTAGAATTAACTGATGTTCTTTTAGTAGCTAATGGTGAAGATGTAAAAGTTGGAACTCCAGTAGTTGAAGGAGCTAAAGTTGCAGTTGAGATTTTAAACCAAGGTAAAGGTGAAAAAGTTATTAACTTCAAATACAAGCCAAAAACAGGATACCATAGAAAAAAAGGTCACAGACAACTATTTACTGAAATCAGAGTTAAATCAATTAACGCATAG
- a CDS encoding flavodoxin — protein sequence MKKIGIFYGTNTGKTEAIVDEIEFNLRREDYEVINVKNGIEKIKEFENIIMVTPSYGVGEPQEDWVRNLEKLKSIDFKDKRIALVGLGNQFAFGESFVGGMRVLYDIVSANNGILVGFTSIEGYSFEESEAIIEGKFIGLALDENNQDDETPNRINKWINEIKEKFI from the coding sequence ATGAAAAAAATAGGAATTTTTTACGGTACAAATACGGGGAAAACAGAAGCAATAGTAGATGAAATAGAGTTTAATTTAAGAAGAGAAGATTATGAAGTTATAAATGTAAAAAATGGAATAGAAAAAATAAAAGAATTTGAAAATATAATTATGGTAACTCCTTCTTATGGAGTCGGAGAGCCTCAAGAAGATTGGGTTAGAAATTTAGAAAAATTAAAAAGCATAGATTTTAAAGATAAAAGAATTGCTTTGGTAGGCTTAGGAAATCAATTTGCTTTTGGAGAATCATTTGTTGGTGGGATGAGAGTATTATATGATATAGTAAGTGCCAATAATGGAATATTGGTAGGTTTTACTTCTATAGAGGGATATTCTTTTGAAGAAAGTGAAGCGATTATTGAAGGCAAGTTTATAGGTTTAGCTTTAGATGAAAATAATCAAGATGATGAGACACCAAACAGGATAAATAAATGGATAAATGAAATAAAAGAAAAATTTATTTAA
- a CDS encoding tRNA threonylcarbamoyladenosine dehydratase yields MRFQREKLLIGEENFKKLEESHIIVFGVGGVGGFVVEALVRAGVGKITVVDFDTIDITNINRQIIANEKTIGKDKVKIIEERMKEINPKLMIRGIKEKYSSETRNIFFDEEYDYIVDAIDIVTAKLDLIEMANEKNISIISSMGTGNKINPMMLEITDINKTSVCPLARVMRKELKERRIKKLKVVYSKEVPIKPLNLDGNREKSSNVGSISFVPSVAGLIIGSEVVKDICKIKNINGKIERK; encoded by the coding sequence ATGAGATTTCAAAGAGAAAAACTTTTAATAGGAGAGGAAAATTTTAAAAAATTAGAAGAATCCCATATTATAGTTTTTGGAGTAGGAGGAGTAGGAGGATTTGTAGTTGAAGCTTTAGTTAGAGCAGGAGTAGGGAAAATTACAGTTGTTGATTTTGATACTATTGACATAACTAATATCAATAGACAAATTATAGCTAATGAAAAAACAATAGGAAAAGATAAAGTTAAAATTATTGAAGAAAGAATGAAAGAGATTAATCCCAAATTAATGATTAGAGGGATAAAAGAAAAATATTCTTCTGAAACAAGAAATATTTTTTTCGATGAAGAGTATGATTATATTGTAGATGCTATTGATATAGTAACTGCTAAATTAGATTTAATAGAAATGGCTAATGAAAAAAATATATCTATAATTTCATCAATGGGAACAGGAAATAAGATAAATCCAATGATGCTAGAAATTACAGATATAAATAAAACTTCAGTTTGTCCTTTGGCCAGAGTTATGAGAAAAGAATTAAAAGAAAGAAGAATAAAAAAATTAAAAGTAGTATATTCTAAAGAAGTTCCAATTAAACCTTTAAATTTAGATGGAAATAGAGAAAAAAGCTCAAATGTGGGAAGTATTTCCTTTGTTCCTTCTGTAGCTGGGTTGATAATTGGAAGTGAAGTGGTGAAAGATATTTGTAAAATAAAAAACATAAATGGTAAGATAGAAAGGAAATAA